The stretch of DNA ACAGGCGAGTTTTTGCGGGTAGGTGGCGAAAAGCCGGTGAAAACCGACGTCCGCATTATTGCGGCCACTAACGTAGACCTGGAAAAAGCCGTTCAGGATAAGCAATTTCGTGAGGATCTTTTTTACCGTCTCGACGTGGTGCGCCTGGAGTTACCGCCCTTGCGGGAAAGAAGGGAGGACATTCCCAGGCTGGTGAACCATTTTATTGCCCGTGCCAGGGACCGGTCCTCCAGAACACTGCAAGTTTCACCGGAAGCTATGTTGTTACTGCAGGAGCACAGCTGGCCGGGTAATATACGGGAACTGGTCAATATTGTGGATCAAGCCATCGCGCTGTGCGAAGGTAATATGATTCTCCCTACGCATTTATCGAACAAATTATTGCAAGCTACAGCTAAAATCTTTGCCCCGGCAATGGAACATACAAGCACTGCGGAACAGTTAGTGCTTGAGACTCTGGAAAGAACCACCACCGACCCCGGGTGGGTGGAAGCGCTGAGCCAGGACAATATTTTAAAAGCCTACCGGTTAACCAAGCAAATCCAGGAGAGACTCTTCAACCGCATGCAGGTGTTGTCGGTACCAGGCCCTCTACCGCCCAGCCTGGAGGAAATGGAAATCGAGACTATTACCCGCACCCTGGCTTATTACGATGGCAATATAACCACTGCAGCCCGCTCCCTGGGCATAGGCAGAAACACCCTCTATAGAAAGATTAAAGAACACGGTATAGAAATCAAATGACCCAAAAGGCAACAGCGAACCTTAACCATTAGGGTTGGCTGTTGCCTTTTACGCTTTGACCAATCCCGCCATATTTAGTACGTTGAATTATGCTTAACTGTTTTTATAAATTCCCTAAAGTAGCATGTTTTAAGGTATTTTTCTATTCCTTCTGGGCATGCTAGAAAATTATAATTCAAGAACATTTGTTGTGCGTATCACACTGTACATAAATGCATTAGTTTAGCATGAAATTCCAGTATAGACTAAAGCTGATCTCTTTGTCCCTTTTCGGCACTATGGTTCCATAATAGAACTTGCCCTTAGAGTTAATAATAACTTTTTAGTTTCATTTTGGACCATTATCTTAATTATTTATATATTTACTATAATTTTTATTCGCTGCAAATTTAAAAATGCTTGAAATAAACGCACTGGCACGACCTTTGCGTTTAAATAATACTCAAAATAAATAAAATAGTAGGGAAATTAAAACACCTACTCATAATTCAAAGGAGGTAATCATTTAATGGCATTAGGAGAACAGGTTTACGGTTATTTTATCCCCACGGTCAACCTCATGGGTGTTGGCTCTCACAAAGAAACCACTAATCAGGTAAAAATCTTGGGCGGAACCAACGCACTCATCGTAACCGATGCATTCCTGGCCAAATCCGGCATGGGTGATGAAATTAAAGCCCTGGTGGAAGCCTCCGGCGCTAAAGCCACCGTATGGGGCGGAGCCGAGCCCAACCCCACCGACAAAAACGTACATGACGGGCTTAAAGTTTATCAGGACAACAATTGCGACATGATCATTTCTCTGGGTGGCGGCAGTTCCCATGACTGCGCCAAGGGTATTGGTATTGTTGCCACCAATGGTGGTAATATACGAGACTATGAAGGGGTGGACAAGTCTTCCAAAGCCATGCCCCCGTTTATAGCAATAAACACCACCGCCGGAACGGCCAGCGAGATGACCCGTTTCTGTATCATCACCGACACCGATCGTAAGGTTAAAATGGCTATCGTTGACTGGCGGGTTACACCCAACATCGCCATTAACGACCCCCTGTTAATGGTGGGTATGCCACCGTCCCTTACCGCTGCCACCGGCATGGATGCGCTGACCCACGCAGTAGAAGCGTATGTATCCACCGCTGCCACACCTGTTACCGACTCAGCAGCATTGATGGCTATCAAGCTGATTTCCGAGAACCTTCGTGCCGCAGTGGCCAACGGTTCCAACATGGTGGCCCGGGACAACATGGCTTACGCTGAATTTCTGGCCGGCATGGCCTTCAATAACGCTAGCTTGGGCTACGTACACGCCATGGCTCACCAACTGGGCGGTTACTATAATCTGCCTCACGGCGTATGCAACGCTATTCTGCTTCCCCATGTTTGCTTATTCAACCTGATCGCAACCCCCGAGCGTTTTGCCGACATCGCCGAAGCCATGGGCGAAAATATTGAAGGACTCAGCACCCGGGCAGCCGCTGATGTGGCCATCGAAGCCATCCAGCAGCTTTCAGTAGATGTGAGCATACCCACCGGATTAACTGAGCTGAATGTGCAAGAAAAAGATTTTCAGGTAATGGCCGAAAACGCTATGAAAGACGCCTGCTCTCTGACCAACCCGCGTCTGGCCACCCTGGAGGATGTCATTCAAATCTACCGCAACGCCATGTAGTGATCTGATTGTCAACGACGTTGTTGTAAAAATAATACTTGTCTCATTTTGGGGCTATTGTTCCAGAATAGAACGCCATCGTTGTGCAATTTCAATGCATAACGATGGCGTTTTACAGTAAATATCCCAAATTATTAGAGTTATTTATTGCTACAAGCGCTCCTATGCCCCAAACCTGTTAGACATCATGCTGGCATATTATTTGCTTAGTTATTTAGAACAAGTATTTAATAAAACAACAATGCCGTTGCACAAAGCGCATATTTTGTGTTTCAATTAACTCAATAACATTCCTTATTAATTAATCACCTAATTGTATTATAAGGAGGAAAAGAGATATGCAAAAAATACTTAGGGTCAACATGGCCAACAGAGATTTTAAAATTGAAGACGTACCGCAAAAATACGCCGCTATGGGCGGCCGGGCATTAACCTCGCAGCTAATTGCCGACGAAGTACCCGCCACCTGTAATGCCCTTGGAGAATTCAACAAGTTAGTAATCGCCCCGGGCCTGCTGTCCGGCACCCAGGCACCATCTTCGGGTCGCCTTTCGGTGGGCGGCAAGAGCCCGCTGACCGGTGGCATTAAAGAAGCCAACGCCGGCGGTATTACATCTCAAAAGCTGGCCAACCTGGGCATTAAAGCCATCATCATTGAAGGTAAGCCCGCCGGCAAAGGTTTTTCCCTGCTTAAAATCACCCCGGACGGCATGGAAATGCTGCCCGTCGATGATTTAGCCGGCAAGGGCACCTATGAGGTAACCGCCATTTGCCGCCAGCGTTACGGCGACAAGGTGGCCGTCATCACCATTGGCCCGGCTGGAGAAATGCTCATGCCCTCCGCGGGCGTAACCAATAATGACAGCGATGGTAATAGTAGCAGGTACGCCGGACGCGGCGGTTTGGGTGCCGTTATGGGCTCCAAGGGTTTGAAGGCCATCGTGGTGGACTGCCCTAAAACATTCGATGCCCCTGTCCAAGACCCCGTGCGATTCAAGGCAGCAGCTAAAAAGTTTGCCAAAATTCTCCTGGATCACCCGGTTTGCGGCCAGGGACTGCCTGCGTATGGTACCAACGTTTTAATGAATATCATCAACGAGGCTGGTGCGCTGCCTGTACGGAACTTCTCTTATGGCCGGTTTGACAAAGCCGGTGAAGTAAGCGGTGAAAAACTGGCCGAAGTAGCCAACGCCAGGGGCGGCAAAGCCACTCACGCCTGCCACCCCGGCTGCGTAATGCGCTGCTCCAACGTCTACCCCATGCCGGACGGTAAGGTTTGCTCCCCCATCGAATATGAAACCGCCTGGGGTTTCGGCCCCAACCTGGAAATCAGCGACCTGGATGTAGTGGCGAAATTAAATTACATTTGCAATGATGTAGGCTTGGACACCGTTGAAGCCGGCTGCACACTGGGCGTACTGGCCGAAGCAGGTGCAATCCCCTTTGGTGACGGCCCGGTTGCCATTGCCGCCCTGGAAGAGGTGGGCAATGGCACCCCGCTGGGCCGGATCATCGGCAGCGGTGCTACCAATGCCGGTAAAGTGTTTGGTGTCACCCGGGTTCCTGCCGTCAAAGGCCAGGGCATTCCAGCTTACGATCCGCGCTCCTGCAAAGGGAACGGTGTCACTTATGCCACCACCACCATGGGTGCTGACCACACGGCAGGATATGCAGTTACAGCGAACATTTTAAAAGTTGGCGGCTTTGTCGACCCCACCCAAAAGGGTGGGCAAGTAGAATTGTCACGCAACCTACAAGTTGCCACCGCGGCTATAGACGCCTCAGGCCTGTGCCTGTTCGTAGCCTTTGCAGTGCTGGACAACCCCGAAGGACTCCCCACCATCGTGGAAATGATTAATGCCCAGTATGGAACTGCACTTACAGTGGACGATGTAGTGGCCCTTGGACAAAGTATACTTAAAACAGAACGGCAGTTTAATAAAGAGGCCGGCTTTACCAAGGCCGACGATAGATTACCTGAGTTTTTCAGCAAAGAAGTGTTTGCACCACATAACACCCAATTTGACGTTAGCGACGAAGAGTTGGACGAGGTTTTCAATTTTTAAAGAATAACTCAAGGCATTACTCTAACCCCCTTATTTATATAAAATCGCCTCTCGATAAATAACTTTATATACTTCAAAACCCCTGTTCCTTTCCGGAACAGGGGTCCCTTTTTACGGCTTTAGCTCGGCGTATTATCCTTAAGCCCGGCTTCCCAGCCGTATGGGCTGTCCACATCTGACGGCGGATCTACACTGCTTGCCGGATATCCGCCGTTGGCACAGCGAAAAACCTTTCCCTCCCAGGTTCTAATCATCACGTTATCCTTTTCCACTGACAATAAATATTGAGGAAGCAATGGCGTCTTGCCAGCACCACCGGGCGCATTGATGATATACCACGGCACGGCCAGGCCCGATGTATAACCGCGCAAGTTTTCCATTATTTCCAGTCCCTCTTGAATAGTGGTTACAAAGTGTGTTGTGCCTTTAACAGGCTTGGCATGAAAAATATAGTACGGGCGAACATGTATTTTAAGTAATTCATGGTTTAATTTCTTCATTATGTGCGGGTCATTGTTAATTCCCTTAAGCAGCACAGCCTGGTTACCCAGCTGTATGCCGGCCTTGGCCAACATACGCGTGGCCTTTAAAGCTTCCCGAGTTACCTCCATGGGATGATTAAAATGCGTATTCACAAAGATTGGATGGTGTTTTTCCAGCATGTTACATAGTTTGGGTGTAATACGCTGCGGCATAGTTACAGGTACCCGGCTGCCAATGCGCTTTATTTCAACATGCTCAATATTATCAAGTTCGGTAAGTATCCAATCCAGCCAATCATCAGATAAAGTAAGCGGATCGCCACCGGTAATCAACACATCCCGCACCTCGTGATTAGCACGGATATACTCAATGGCTGCCTTAATATCCTCTACAGAAGCTGGCCTATCCACTTCACCTATATTGCGCCTGCGCTGGCAATGCCGGCAAAACATGGCACACTGGTTGGTTGCATTAATTATCAAACGATCTGCATAACGGCGGGTAATCCGCGGGGCTGGTGATGTATATTCCTCGGCCATGGGATCTTCTTTGCCCCAATTATCACGTATTTCCCAAATACTTGGTATACCCTGCATCCTCACCGGACAATTAGGGTTGTCTGTTTGCATAAGGCTTAAATAGTAAGGCGATACTGCCCAGCGGAATTTCCTGCTGACAAATTCAATATGGCCGGCTTCTTCATCCGTAAGCGGCAGAAGCTGCCGTAACTTTCTTACATCGCTGACTCTGTTACGCATTTGCCAGCGCCAGTTTTGCCAATCAGAATCCGTAGCGCCCAAAAAATTTAGTATGTTTCTTTTTCTCGTTTGGTATTGCTCTTCCAATTTAAAGCCGGTAGGAATATGTTTGGCAGCCTTCAGGTAATCTTCAATACGGTGCTTTAACTCCCCGGCCCTCTTCATGGCCACCTGGCGTTTTTCATGATCCGGGTGCACTAACAAACTCTTCTTATTGATTAAACTATCCAATAAACCCCACCTCCATATGGTATTAATTTGTATAAATTAAATAAACATGCAAACATACTGTTAATAATTAATAAGTTGCTTGTTGGTGAATAAATTATAAGCCAATTACATTATATCAATAAATAGTTAAAGTGAAAAGTTTATTTTTTAAAAATGTATATCTGCACACAAGGCATATATGGTTTAGGCATAACCATAACACGTTATATTTGTAATGCCCTGCAAATATTTAATCCTGATTTAATCGGTATTTACTAATTTTTCGGTAAATAGTAGCCCGGCTAATGCCCAGTGCAGCCGCAGCGCGCGTTTTACCCTCCTCTGACCAACCATATAGATTAAGTGCTCCATTGATGGCTTCTTTTTCCAAACATTTAAGTGGCTTAATCTCCATTGTGTTCACCGGCATAGAACTGTTTTCATGGTGGCGCAGACGAGGAGGAAGACTATCAGGTTCAATTACTGTCCCTTCTTCCAAATTAATGGCATATTCAACCGCATTGATCAACTCTCTGATATTGCCCGGCCAGTGATAATCCAGACACAGTTTCAGCGCCCCTTCGCTAAAGCCTGTAATATTCTTTTGTAACAGCCCGGCAAACCGGTGTCTGTAATGTTCCAGCAGTGCGGGTATATCATCCCGGCGCTCTCTCAGCGGTGGCAGCACCAATGGAATAACGCTTAGACGGTAGAAAAGATCCTCACGGAAGCTTCCCCGGCGCACCATTTCCTGCAAATCGCTGTTGGTGGCAGCAATTACCCGAATATCCACATGTATAAGCCGCGTGCCGCCAACCCGTTCAATCTGTCTTTCCTGCAGCACACGCAGCAGCTTGGCTTGTAGATAAAGGGACATATTGCCGATCTCGTCGAGAAAAACAGTGCCGCCATTGGCCAGTTCAAATTTACCTGGTTTACCACCGCGCCTAGCACCGGTAAAGGCACCCTCCTCATAGCCAAAAAGTTCGCTTTCCAGCAAATGCTCGGGTATGGCCCCGCAATTTATGGGCATAAAGGGTTTATGTCCATGCGGCCCGGCGCTATGGATGGCCCGCGCAAAAACTTCTTTACCCGTGCCGCTTTCGCCCAATATAAGCACAGTGGAGTTACTGCGGGCTATTTTTTGGGCTTTGTTTTTTACTTCACGAATGGCTTTACTTTCGCCAATAATATCATTGAAATTAAGCATTTCTTGGGTGGTGACGATTTGATAGGCCAGTCTCTGGGCCTCTCGAAAATCCCTAAAAGTGGCCACCACCCCTGCACAAGTTCCTTCTCCGGAACGTACGGGCCGGGCGGTAATCAAAAGGTGGTGTCTTTTACTACGGGCGTTGACAAAGTATTCACGGGAATTAAACCCCTTGCCCTTTTTAAGCACTTGCAGCAATGGCATATCCTCAAAAATCCGCTGTATCGGCTGTCCCAGCAGCTGATCCTTAGGCATACCAAACATTTTCTCCGCGGATCGGTTACAATGCGTAATAATCCCGTGCTCATTAATAGCCAGGACACCTTCATAAACGGCATCCACCACCGCTTCCAGTCTGCCGGCCATAACAATTTTATCTTTAAGCATTTCCCGCTCCATAATTTTACCGGAGATTAGGTCAGCCATCCGACCCACAAAATCAATTAATGTTTCTGTGTTATTGTTCAAAGTTTGTTTTTGCTCTTCATTAAAAGCTACCAGGCTGATGGTGCCAAGCACTCTATCTTCCACAGAGATGGGATAAACAATATAAGCCCGGTAAAAGCAGGTGCCCGAAAGCGAGCAGGATGAACAAAGGGAATGAAAACCAGGCTCATTGATGAACACATGCTTACCGGTTTGCAAAACATGCTTGTTAACCAGCCCCCGGAGCAAACGACTACCTACATCGGCCCGCACCTGACCGGTACCCGCCACCCGTACCAGGTTGGCGTTAATTATCTCCACTTCAACTTTTAAAGCAGCGGCAATAGCATCGGATACCCGCTGTTCCATTTCTCTGGCCTGCATCAAGCTGAGCATTGGTATAAACCCCCGAAATTTATTGAATAAGAAAAATGCCATTAGTTTAACTACTTTAGTTATACAAAAGCTACAAAGCTTAGTTTTTTGAACAACAAAAGAGGAGGCTTTATCCATCGCCTCCCCCGCTTATTATTTATCATAAACCAGATACAAGCTATTTATCAATATATTAAAAAGTGCTGTATAATCATCAGTTTAAAACTTGCTCCGCCAGCTGCCAACCCAAATCCAGCGCCTTTTTATTTAACTCTTCAGTTCCCCGGGGCACGCGGGCAAGCAGCGCATCGGTTAAAGACTCCTGGGATACAACACCTGTAATTCTTGTCACTGCACCAAGGGCCACAACATTGGCCACCATCTCCCGTCCAACCTGTTCCCGGGCCGCCCGGCTGATGGGTAGAGCATAAACAACGCCTTCCACAGCGGGCTGGTTATGCACATATGTGGAATCTATAATTAACACACCGTCTTTATCCAAATCTCTAACAAATTTATCACATGCTTCCTGGCTCATGGCCAGTAGTACATCCGGCCGGGCAACCCGGGGATAATCAATTTCCTCGTCACTGATAATAACCTCGGACCGGCTGGCACCGCCACGGGCTTCCGGCCCATAAGACTGGGACTGTACTGAGTTCTTGCCGTCCCGGATAGCAGCATCTGCAATAATGATACCAGCCATTATAAGACCTTGCCCCCCGCTACCGCTTAACCGAAGTTCTTTATTTTCACCCATAACCCTCACCCCCGTTAAGTACCCTTGAGCGGGGCTATCATACCGCCACCTGTTTTTTGACTAATCCCATCGACTAACTGCTGATACACCGCAGTGTATTCGGGGCTTGCCTGGCTATGCAAACGGCCTATAATTATTTTCCCGGCCAACTCATTTGAATCCATTTTCTCTGCTTTTTGCACCAGTACTGCATTTTCCTTTTGCCACAGCAGCATTTCCAACCCGCCCTTCATGCTGTTGCGCCTACCGTATGCCGTGGGACAAGCGGTGATAGCTTCAATCAGACTGAAACCTCTGTTTTTAATGCCCTCTACAATTAGCTCGGAAAGCAAACCACTGTGATAAGTGGTACTTCTGCCCACATAACTGGCACCAGCGACGCGGGCCAATTCCGCTATATCGAAATTTGGTTCAATAACTCCATATGGCGCGGTGGTGGCTTTTTTATGCACCGGCGTCATTGGTGAAAACTGTCCCCCGGTCATGCCGTAAATGTTGTTGTTAAAAAGCAATACTGTTAAATCAATATTTCGCCGGGCTGCATGTATAAAATGGTTGCCGCCAATGGCGGTGGCATCTCCGTCTCCAGTGATTACAATTACATTCAGTTCCGGACGGGCCATTTTTATACCCGTGGCATAGGCCAGTGCCCGCCCGTGGGTTGTATGCAGCGTGTTAAAATCAAGGTAACCCACCGCCCTTGAGGAACACCCAATGCCACCTACAATCACCGCGCGGTCCTGATTCAGATCAAGCTTTTTTATGGCCCTCAACAAAGAGCCCAATACAATGCCGTTGCCACAACCAGGGCACCAAATATGAGGAAATTTTTCCATTCGCAGGTAACGTTCCAATCCCCGCATGCTAAACCACCTCCTGGATGGCCGCAAGTATATCACCGGGCTCAATTAACTCACCATGCACACGGTGCAACCCCCGGACCTGTGTAAGATTCCGAACCACCCGTTCCACTTCCAACCGGTATTGGCCAAGGTTCATTTCCGGCACAATGATGGTATGTGCCCGCCGGGCTATTTCCAGCACTCGTTGTTCAGGGAACGGCCAAAGGGTAAGCGGGCGGTATAATCCTGCCTTGATGCCCTTTTGCCGGGCTTCTTTTACCGCGTGGCGGGCAGGGCGGGCCGAACAGCCGTAGGCCAGCACCACCACCTGAGCGTCTTCTAAATAAAATGCATCGTCAAGTATAATATCGGCTAAATGATAATTAATTTTATTATGCAAGCGCTGCAGCAGATTTTCCACCACCTCAGGATCACTGGTGGGCATACCCTGTTCATCATGAGCCAGGCCGGTAACGTGATAGCGATAGCCGTCTCCAAAACTAGCCATAGGAGGGACCCCGTTCTCATCCGGACGATAGGGTAAATAACCTGCCGCATTGGAAGCAGGGACCAAACGGTTGATTATTTGCATTTCACCGGTGCTGGGTAAAACCACCTTTTCCCGCAGGTGACCCACCACTTCATCCATAAGCAATATAACCGGCACCCGGTATTTTTCAGCCAGGTTTACTGCCCGCACCGTTAGGTCAAATACTTCCCGCACCGAAGCAGGACTAAGCACAATAACGGGATGATCGCCATGGGTACCCCAGCGGGCCTGCATTACGTCCCCCTGGGCAGGTGCTGTGGGCATACCTGTGCTGGGACCACTGCGCTGGACGTTGATAATGACGCAGGGTACCTCGGCCATGGCGGCAAAGCCAATATTCTCCTGCATTAAGGAAAATCCCGGCCCACTGGTGGCTGTCATGGACTTTAGGCCTGCCAGCGATGCACCAATTACCGCAGCCAAACTAGCCAGTTCATCTTCCATTTGCATAAACTTACCGCCCATCCGCGGTAGGCGTTCTGCCATAATTTCTGCGATCTCCGTTGACGGAGTAATAGGATAACCTGCAAAAAAACGCACCCCGGCCACCAATGCCCCTTCGGCCACTGCCTCGTTTCCTTGCATCAACCGGGCCATTTCAACCATTTGGCTCATCTCAGCACCCCCCCTTCGGCCAGTTTTTTTATATCGGCTGCACCACCATAATTACATAAGCTAACATTTATTATAACCTATATTATTCCCGCTCCAATCTTCGCTACACTACATGAATAGAAATAGCCAATTCCGGGCAATGAATTTCACACTGACCACAGCCGATACAGGACGCCGGGTTAACTGACACAGCCTTATCCCGGTTATCCAACAATATTACTTTTTTCCCACAAAGAGCGGCACAAATACCGCAACCCTTGCACCATTGACGATTGATGTGTATTCCATAACTATTATATTGTCTTGCAGGCATTGCCATATATACCACTCCTTTCACTTTTTCGGCGTTATAATTTATGTCATTGCAATTCATATGCCAATCACCGACCACGTCGTGCACAGGCTAATTAACTGCTTTTTAAATCAACTAAGAGATAACAGGATGATAATTAACATCTCAACCTGATACTTTATCTTATTATCTTCAGTCTAACAGCACATATCTCAATTTGACACCGATCTCATTATGATACCATAACCCTATATGGCCGATTATCACAGCTGCAAATAGCATAAAGTGATAAACCCTTTCTCACATAGATAATTTCATACCCAACCACCAACTATGTCGTTAAGTTACTTATAATATAACACAAAAGACAACTGTTATCCTTTAACAAAAGACTACCACAGTTGCCTGTCTTATTATTTTGGGGTTAAAAAAGGATAAACAGGTAAAGTACATAAAATTAAACATGAGACATAAGAGGTGATATAAAGGTACGCAAAGAAAGTATTTAAATGGTGCGTTGGTGGAGGTGTTGTATTGAGGATATAAACTCAGTACAGCTCGCACTATAATTTTATACTATTAGTTAAAAAAGGAGGTTTCGTAATGTTTCTGGACAGTGCTAAAAACATTAAGGAGATTCATGTAAACGCCCCGGGGGCGCTAAATGTAATCAAACAAACCCTGGTGGGTCCGGACCAGGGCTGGGCCGGGTGGGTGATGCGCCTGTTCACCGTTGCACCGGAGGGGCACACTCCCCGACATTCTCATTCCTGGCCGCATATCAACTACATTGTTAGCGGCGAAGGTATTATGTACCTGGACGGCCAGGAACATCCTGTAGAACCCGGTTATACGGCGTATATTCCCGGCGGCACGGAGCACCAGTTTATTAACCGCGGGCATCAGGACTTTGTTTTAATCTGCATCGTACCGGAAGAGGGCGACGTATAATCAACCGGAGGATAACGGAAGTGGCCTATAATTTCCCATTTGGCCAAACAATCTTCTTCCCTGGCCATGCCGGCGTTATGAATGGCCAGGGGCACACCCTTTCTATTTCTACGGTCGCTGATTATACCACAGTGTTCCAGACCGTTGGGAAACCGCCAGTAGACCACGTCACCCCATTGCCAGGTTGATAAATCATCCCCCTCGACCAGAAGAGGAAGAGATTGCCCGTACCTGGTAAAAAACCTCATTTGATTGGGTACGCGGCGGTGATCAATATTGGTATCCGG from Desulfoscipio gibsoniae DSM 7213 encodes:
- a CDS encoding iron-containing alcohol dehydrogenase — translated: MALGEQVYGYFIPTVNLMGVGSHKETTNQVKILGGTNALIVTDAFLAKSGMGDEIKALVEASGAKATVWGGAEPNPTDKNVHDGLKVYQDNNCDMIISLGGGSSHDCAKGIGIVATNGGNIRDYEGVDKSSKAMPPFIAINTTAGTASEMTRFCIITDTDRKVKMAIVDWRVTPNIAINDPLLMVGMPPSLTAATGMDALTHAVEAYVSTAATPVTDSAALMAIKLISENLRAAVANGSNMVARDNMAYAEFLAGMAFNNASLGYVHAMAHQLGGYYNLPHGVCNAILLPHVCLFNLIATPERFADIAEAMGENIEGLSTRAAADVAIEAIQQLSVDVSIPTGLTELNVQEKDFQVMAENAMKDACSLTNPRLATLEDVIQIYRNAM
- a CDS encoding aldehyde ferredoxin oxidoreductase family protein — protein: MQKILRVNMANRDFKIEDVPQKYAAMGGRALTSQLIADEVPATCNALGEFNKLVIAPGLLSGTQAPSSGRLSVGGKSPLTGGIKEANAGGITSQKLANLGIKAIIIEGKPAGKGFSLLKITPDGMEMLPVDDLAGKGTYEVTAICRQRYGDKVAVITIGPAGEMLMPSAGVTNNDSDGNSSRYAGRGGLGAVMGSKGLKAIVVDCPKTFDAPVQDPVRFKAAAKKFAKILLDHPVCGQGLPAYGTNVLMNIINEAGALPVRNFSYGRFDKAGEVSGEKLAEVANARGGKATHACHPGCVMRCSNVYPMPDGKVCSPIEYETAWGFGPNLEISDLDVVAKLNYICNDVGLDTVEAGCTLGVLAEAGAIPFGDGPVAIAALEEVGNGTPLGRIIGSGATNAGKVFGVTRVPAVKGQGIPAYDPRSCKGNGVTYATTTMGADHTAGYAVTANILKVGGFVDPTQKGGQVELSRNLQVATAAIDASGLCLFVAFAVLDNPEGLPTIVEMINAQYGTALTVDDVVALGQSILKTERQFNKEAGFTKADDRLPEFFSKEVFAPHNTQFDVSDEELDEVFNF
- the eam gene encoding glutamate 2,3-aminomutase codes for the protein MDSLINKKSLLVHPDHEKRQVAMKRAGELKHRIEDYLKAAKHIPTGFKLEEQYQTRKRNILNFLGATDSDWQNWRWQMRNRVSDVRKLRQLLPLTDEEAGHIEFVSRKFRWAVSPYYLSLMQTDNPNCPVRMQGIPSIWEIRDNWGKEDPMAEEYTSPAPRITRRYADRLIINATNQCAMFCRHCQRRRNIGEVDRPASVEDIKAAIEYIRANHEVRDVLITGGDPLTLSDDWLDWILTELDNIEHVEIKRIGSRVPVTMPQRITPKLCNMLEKHHPIFVNTHFNHPMEVTREALKATRMLAKAGIQLGNQAVLLKGINNDPHIMKKLNHELLKIHVRPYYIFHAKPVKGTTHFVTTIQEGLEIMENLRGYTSGLAVPWYIINAPGGAGKTPLLPQYLLSVEKDNVMIRTWEGKVFRCANGGYPASSVDPPSDVDSPYGWEAGLKDNTPS
- a CDS encoding sigma-54 interaction domain-containing protein; this translates as MLSLMQAREMEQRVSDAIAAALKVEVEIINANLVRVAGTGQVRADVGSRLLRGLVNKHVLQTGKHVFINEPGFHSLCSSCSLSGTCFYRAYIVYPISVEDRVLGTISLVAFNEEQKQTLNNNTETLIDFVGRMADLISGKIMEREMLKDKIVMAGRLEAVVDAVYEGVLAINEHGIITHCNRSAEKMFGMPKDQLLGQPIQRIFEDMPLLQVLKKGKGFNSREYFVNARSKRHHLLITARPVRSGEGTCAGVVATFRDFREAQRLAYQIVTTQEMLNFNDIIGESKAIREVKNKAQKIARSNSTVLILGESGTGKEVFARAIHSAGPHGHKPFMPINCGAIPEHLLESELFGYEEGAFTGARRGGKPGKFELANGGTVFLDEIGNMSLYLQAKLLRVLQERQIERVGGTRLIHVDIRVIAATNSDLQEMVRRGSFREDLFYRLSVIPLVLPPLRERRDDIPALLEHYRHRFAGLLQKNITGFSEGALKLCLDYHWPGNIRELINAVEYAINLEEGTVIEPDSLPPRLRHHENSSMPVNTMEIKPLKCLEKEAINGALNLYGWSEEGKTRAAAALGISRATIYRKISKYRLNQD
- a CDS encoding 2-oxoacid:acceptor oxidoreductase family protein, which codes for MGENKELRLSGSGGQGLIMAGIIIADAAIRDGKNSVQSQSYGPEARGGASRSEVIISDEEIDYPRVARPDVLLAMSQEACDKFVRDLDKDGVLIIDSTYVHNQPAVEGVVYALPISRAAREQVGREMVANVVALGAVTRITGVVSQESLTDALLARVPRGTEELNKKALDLGWQLAEQVLN
- a CDS encoding thiamine pyrophosphate-dependent enzyme, with product MRGLERYLRMEKFPHIWCPGCGNGIVLGSLLRAIKKLDLNQDRAVIVGGIGCSSRAVGYLDFNTLHTTHGRALAYATGIKMARPELNVIVITGDGDATAIGGNHFIHAARRNIDLTVLLFNNNIYGMTGGQFSPMTPVHKKATTAPYGVIEPNFDIAELARVAGASYVGRSTTYHSGLLSELIVEGIKNRGFSLIEAITACPTAYGRRNSMKGGLEMLLWQKENAVLVQKAEKMDSNELAGKIIIGRLHSQASPEYTAVYQQLVDGISQKTGGGMIAPLKGT
- a CDS encoding 2-oxoacid:acceptor oxidoreductase subunit alpha, with amino-acid sequence MSQMVEMARLMQGNEAVAEGALVAGVRFFAGYPITPSTEIAEIMAERLPRMGGKFMQMEDELASLAAVIGASLAGLKSMTATSGPGFSLMQENIGFAAMAEVPCVIINVQRSGPSTGMPTAPAQGDVMQARWGTHGDHPVIVLSPASVREVFDLTVRAVNLAEKYRVPVILLMDEVVGHLREKVVLPSTGEMQIINRLVPASNAAGYLPYRPDENGVPPMASFGDGYRYHVTGLAHDEQGMPTSDPEVVENLLQRLHNKINYHLADIILDDAFYLEDAQVVVLAYGCSARPARHAVKEARQKGIKAGLYRPLTLWPFPEQRVLEIARRAHTIIVPEMNLGQYRLEVERVVRNLTQVRGLHRVHGELIEPGDILAAIQEVV
- a CDS encoding 4Fe-4S binding protein; protein product: MAMPARQYNSYGIHINRQWCKGCGICAALCGKKVILLDNRDKAVSVNPASCIGCGQCEIHCPELAISIHVV
- a CDS encoding cupin domain-containing protein, which gives rise to MFLDSAKNIKEIHVNAPGALNVIKQTLVGPDQGWAGWVMRLFTVAPEGHTPRHSHSWPHINYIVSGEGIMYLDGQEHPVEPGYTAYIPGGTEHQFINRGHQDFVLICIVPEEGDV